A single Camarhynchus parvulus chromosome 5, STF_HiC, whole genome shotgun sequence DNA region contains:
- the RIN3 gene encoding ras and Rab interactor 3: MMKTSAGEKGARDDSGPVRDASEEGKEIHLCQASAVRNCLQLPGISILDKLIKTCPVWLQLNMSQERAGAILGKETAGIFLVRKEGNVSNMVLAVRLPVQNEAPGVLEYNIKEEKSILYLEGSVLVFEDVFKLVAFYCVSRDLLPFTLKLPQAILEASSFQDLEIISSLGIDFWDSYLNHRRQDLSHPAKDSAFSTAQGDSLRPTQCFASSTNHCSCEIELSIGNDRLWFVNPIFIEEYSNPCPPDVSSPKGHSGSTELPPATMLTEKRSPRRPPPPPPSHGLIQKPSLKLPQDPTTACEENKLLIKPLGKGFEEMKTEGGDDKEERKQSCPRKGSQPSAPPRRRPSDRTSEESSVGNPENCETLKGEGTEENQDTSAESGDKTLLCKKAVEIPGEVPKKAASQFQETKPEPAEKEEDMPKIQSNATEIGKSPPIPPPRRKRISQVPRTPSSCQPKQRTAGETAVPTGQAVWKGSPATGTGAATCTHTKTETGHGHKSVSSAELEGSHLSLEDLGGNTVAQASTSEPDSYSTSSTEDDLEMLSSSSGKKTRSVILAKAKNRLSLANLSNVFTVFLSSDRKLQKKIVELAQDKESYFGNLVRDYRVYSLEMMAKQSSSTEMLQEIRLMMTQLKSYLVQSTELKSLTDPASYTEEQLEVIAETALYKCVLKPLKEAINSSLKEIHSKDGSLQQLKENQLVIQNTTTTDLGVTTSVPETAVLEKILHKFTTMHKTYSPEKKIAILLKTCKLIYDSMAQGNPGKPYGADDFLPVLMYVLARSNLTEVLLNVEYMMELMDPALQLGEGSYYLTTTYGVLEHIKNYDKITVTRQLSVEVQDSIHRWERRRTLNKARASRSSVQDFICISFLEISGQSRTLASRRDTTAEQLSQQCAEKFEVSQPKDYGLFVYVDDQWLQLDKDALPHHIKASLLKSETKKDFHFIYKPIDHKTPAVAIVKESDFS; encoded by the exons CCCTGTCAGAGATGCCAGTGAAGAGGGGAAGGAGATACATCTCTGTCAGGCCAGTGCTGTGCGAAATTGCCTCCAGCTTCCAGGGATCAGCATCCTTGACAAACTCATCAAGACCTGTCCtgtctggctgcagctgaacatgagccaggaaAGGGCTGGGGCGATCCTTGGCAAAGAAACAGCAGGG atATTCTTAGTTAGGAAAGAGGGTAATGTGAGCAACATGGTCCTTGCAGTCCGCCTGCCAGTGCAGAACGAGGCTCCTGGTGTGCTGGAGTACAacattaaagaagaaaaatcaa TCCTGTACCTGGAAGGATCTGTCCTTGTATTTGAGGATGTTTTCAAATTGGTTGCCTTCTACTGTGTCAGCAG GGATTTGCTGCCATTTACCCTGAAGCTGCCACAAGCAATATTAGAAGCCAGTAGCTTTCAAGACCTTGAAATTATCTCTAGTCTGGGGATAG ATTTCTGGGATTCCTACTTAAACCACAGGAGACAGGACTTATCCCACCCTGCAAAAGACTCTGCTttcagcactgcccagggagacAGTTTAAGACCTACCCAGTGTTTTGCAAGTAGCACAAACCACTGCTCATGTGAAATTGAGCTGTCAATAGGAAATGACAGGCTGTGGTTTGTGAATCCTATTTTTATAGAAGAGTACAGTAATCCTTGTCCTCCAGATGTATCTTCTCCCAAAGGCCACTCTGGGAGCACTGAACTCCCCCCTGCCACCATGCTTACTGAAAAGAGGTCTCCTCGACgtcctcctccccctccaccCTCTCATGGGCTCATTCAGAAACCTTCCCTGAAGCTCCCACAGGACCCCACGACTGCCTGTGAAGAAAACAAGCTACTTATTAAGCCACTAGGAAAGGGCTTCGAGGAAATGAAAACGGAGGGTGGTgatgataaagaagaaaggaagcagagctgccccaggaagggctcccagccctctgctcccccGCGGAGGCggcccagtgacaggacctcAGAGGAGAGCTCTGTGGGTAACCCTGAAAATTGTGAAACGCTGAAAGGGGAAGGGACAGAAGAAAACCAAGATACAAGTGCAGAGAGCGGAGATAAAACACTGCTGTGCAAAAAGGCTGTAGAGATACCTGGGGAGGTTCCCAAAAAGGCTGCATCACAGTTTCAGGAGACAAAGCCTGAAcctgcagagaaggaggaggacaTGCCTAAGATACAAAGCAATGCCACTGAGATAGGAAAGTCACCTCCTATCCCACCGCCGAGAAGGAAGAGAATTTCCCAGGTACCGAggacccccagctcctgccagccaaAGCAAAGAACAGCGGGAGAGACGGCCGTGCCCACAGGGCAGGCTGTGTGGAAGGGCAGCCCAGCCACAGGGACGGGTGCTGCCACTTGCACACACACCAAGACTGAGACGGGACATGGCCACAAATCTGTCAGCTCAGCTGAACTGGAAGGGTCACACTTGTCCCTGGAGGACCTGGGAGGCAACACTGTGGCTCAAGCATCAACATCTGAGCCAGACTCCTactccaccagcagcacagaggatgACCTGGAGATGCTGAGTAGCTCATCTGGTAAAAAGACACGCTCCGTGATCTTGGCCAAGGCCAAAAACAGGCTGTCCTTGGCAAACCTGTCCAATGTCTTCACAGTCTTTTTGTCTAGTGACAGGAAGCTGCAGAAGAAGATAGtggagctggcacaggacaAGGAGTCCTACTTTGGCAACCTGGTGCGGGACTACAGAGTGTACAGTTTGGAGATGATGgcaaagcagagctccagcacagagatgCTACAAGAGATCCGGCTGATGATGACTCAGCTGAAGAGTTACTTagtgcagagcactgagctgAAATCCCTGACAGACCCAGCCTCCTACACCGAGGAACAGTTAG AAGTCATTGCTGAGACAGCTTTGTACAAATGTGTCCTGAAGCCTTTAAAGGAAGCCATTAATTCTTCCttaaaagaaatacacagcAAAGATGGATCTTTACAGCAGCTGAAAGAGAACCAACTTGTCATACAAAACACAACTACCACTGACCTGGGTGTCACAACCAGTGTGCCTGaaactgctgtgctggaaaagATCCTTCACAAGTTCACAACCATGCACAAGACCTACtctccagaaaagaaaattgccaTCTTGCTGAAGACCTGCAAACTCATCTATGACTCCATGGCTCAGGGAAATCCAG GGAAGCCCTATGGTGCAGATGACTTCCTCCCTGTGCTCATGTATGTGCTGGCCCGCAGCAACTTGACTGAAGTCCTTCTGAATGTGGAGTATATGATGGAGCTCATggaccctgctctgcagctgggagaag GCTCCTATTATTTAACCACCACCTACGGGGTCCTGGAGCATATCAAGAACTATGACAAAATCACTGTGACACGGCAGCTGAGCGTGGAGGTTCAGGACTCCATCCACCGCTGGGAGCGACGGAGAACGCTGAACAAGGCCCGGGCTTCCCGCTCCTCAGTGCAG GATTTCATCTGTATCTCCTTTCTGGAAATCAGTGGTCAATCGAGGACACTTGCTTCCCGTCGCGATaccacagctgagcagctgagccagcagtgtgctgaGAAGTTTGAAGTGTCCCAACCCAAGGACTATGGACTCTTTGTTTATGTTGATGaccagtggctgcagctggacaaAGATGCCCTTCCACACCATATCAAAGCCTCCCTTCTGAAGAGCGAAACCAAGAaagatttccattttatttataaacCAATTGACCACAAAACCCCAGCAGTTGCAATTGTCAAAGAGTCAGACTTTTCCTAA